One Candidatus Uhrbacteria bacterium CG10_big_fil_rev_8_21_14_0_10_50_16 genomic region harbors:
- a CDS encoding endonuclease gives MYTVYVLRSLTSGKRYIGYTAKAVQERLLDHHSGTNQWTRAHRPFEIIHCETYQDKKFAIQRERFLKSGSGRRWLDDNIPR, from the coding sequence ATGTACACTGTGTATGTTTTGCGAAGTCTTACATCCGGGAAACGATATATTGGTTATACGGCAAAGGCTGTTCAAGAAAGACTCTTGGACCACCATAGCGGTACGAATCAATGGACAAGGGCTCACAGACCCTTTGAAATAATTCATTGCGAAACGTACCAGGACAAGAAATTCGCCATACAACGTGAACGCTTTTTAAAAAGTGGAAGCGGAAGGCGGTGGTTGGACGACAACATTCCGAGGTAG
- a CDS encoding RNA polymerase sigma factor RpoD yields the protein MPAKKPPAKAGKPVVRPKKAATAKSTAKKPVKKPVVKKTVARRVTSAAKKPVAKKSASKASPKTIVRKAPVKRERYVRSEPPLPEKLLHLLKKGQTRGFITETEILYTFPDVEDYVEMYENFLDEMDTWGLTLVEVKEGLLGKTSAHSDAMEKLRVNVDKKQPSYAELTQDNIQMYLREIGKIPLLTAEEEVALAKRKERNDKEAERRLIEANLRLVVSIAKKFAGKSLTLLDLIQEGNIGLFRAVKKFEYRKGYKFSTYATWWIRQAITRALADQSRTIRIPVHMVETINRFQQISRRLLQDLGRDPLPEELAAEMDQPLDKVRHIMKISQETVSLETSVGDDDEDSTLEDFIEDKKNISPQKAAAREMLRMYVAEAMAGLTPREHKILEMRFGLGDGVSHTLEEVGKEFDVTRERIRQIEAKALDKIQSQQIIERLRDY from the coding sequence ATGCCCGCAAAGAAACCACCAGCCAAGGCTGGCAAACCTGTGGTACGCCCTAAAAAGGCTGCTACGGCAAAATCGACGGCAAAAAAGCCTGTCAAAAAACCTGTTGTAAAGAAGACCGTTGCTAGAAGGGTCACTTCGGCTGCCAAAAAACCGGTTGCAAAAAAATCCGCTTCTAAAGCGTCTCCCAAGACAATAGTGCGAAAAGCTCCTGTTAAGCGCGAGCGCTATGTGCGATCAGAACCTCCTCTCCCGGAGAAACTTTTGCATTTGCTTAAAAAAGGTCAGACACGTGGTTTTATTACGGAGACAGAGATTCTCTACACCTTCCCAGACGTTGAGGATTACGTGGAAATGTACGAAAACTTTTTAGATGAAATGGACACATGGGGATTGACCCTTGTGGAGGTGAAGGAGGGATTGTTGGGAAAGACGTCCGCACACTCAGACGCCATGGAGAAATTGCGCGTCAACGTGGACAAAAAACAACCAAGTTACGCCGAGCTCACACAAGACAATATTCAAATGTACTTGCGCGAGATCGGGAAAATTCCGTTACTCACGGCTGAGGAAGAGGTAGCGCTGGCAAAACGTAAGGAGCGCAACGACAAAGAGGCAGAGCGACGATTGATTGAGGCAAACTTGCGTTTGGTGGTGAGTATCGCGAAGAAATTCGCAGGCAAGAGTCTAACGTTGTTGGACCTCATTCAAGAGGGGAATATTGGATTGTTCCGTGCGGTGAAAAAGTTTGAATATCGTAAGGGGTACAAGTTCTCCACGTACGCCACGTGGTGGATTCGACAAGCCATTACGCGTGCGCTTGCGGACCAGTCACGAACCATCCGTATTCCGGTGCACATGGTGGAGACCATTAACCGGTTCCAGCAGATTTCTCGTCGACTTTTGCAGGATTTGGGACGTGATCCCTTGCCGGAGGAGCTGGCTGCCGAGATGGATCAACCGTTGGACAAGGTGCGTCACATCATGAAGATCTCGCAGGAGACGGTTTCCTTGGAAACGTCCGTGGGAGATGATGATGAGGATTCCACGTTGGAAGACTTTATTGAAGATAAAAAGAATATTTCGCCTCAAAAGGCTGCAGCACGGGAGATGTTGCGCATGTATGTGGCCGAGGCCATGGCGGGTCTGACACCACGCGAGCACAAGATTTTGGAGATGCGATTTGGACTGGGCGATGGCGTGAGTCACACGTTGGAGGAGGTGGGAAAAGAGTTCGACGTGACGCGTGAGCGTATTCGTCAGATTGAGGCAAAGGCGCTGGATAAAATCCAATCGCAGCAGATTATTGAACGGTTGCGAGACTACTAA